A segment of the Anopheles cruzii chromosome 2, idAnoCruzAS_RS32_06, whole genome shotgun sequence genome:
CACGAGGTCCGTGTGTTCGTGAGAAATCCAGAGATTCCACCAGCCAACATTCCTTCGGTCCGCTCAATGGGCGGacgccgctggctggctggctggctggcgctgtcTCGTTGATGACATACCCTCCGGCGGACTGCGATATGTAAATCCTAAACAAATCCCAAACGAATCCCCCCGTGTTTCGCCCGCAGCCCGCAGAGGCCTTTGGTTGGATTCCGGTTCGTTGGCTTCGaaacgtgtttttttgctgtcttcAGCTACGTGTCAgtcggtttttggtggaaatgtctgaaataaaattgattgatttgttggTAAAACTTGACACTCGCCGAGACGGTTATGCGTATTTTGTAATACAAATTCCGgggttttaatttcatttaataGACTAGAACTTAAACACCATACGTGTCAACTGTTAGGGTTTCTAGTCTATGTTTTACAGCACCATCAAAGCTTCCATTTTGGTGTAGGTTTTGGTCAAAATCTCAATCCCAACTCAAGAAAAAGACGAACGAACAATGTCGGTCCGAGGATCACATTTCGTTTGTATTAATAAAGTAAATGTTTAATAGGAAGAGAAGCTAACGTCCAGAGCTGTCGCAGAGTACTAAAAATATGCATCGTgaggtgaaaatttaaattattaatttatattCAGCTTTCTAACGGGAAAATGCCTAATTTTTCCTGATTTTCACCTCCATGTCCCGTTTTGTGGGTCACTCGTGACACACAAGCACAACACACGACCACAGAAGCAACCTTTTTAGGCGTCCCCTGGCCCTTCTACGGTCGGGCCCGGCATAAAAGAATGCGTAATTAACAGCAGCCCACCGTCACGGTGCCAATAGAAGATGCGCACTCGCGCCCGACgctgtgttgtttttgttgcgttgATTTAATAATACTTTCTCCCCACAACAAAATGCacactcggtggcggcggcggcggcggcggcggcggcgatgagtTAAATTTTTTGGGGGGCTACAAAATGGCGCAAAATAATTCCGTTCGCACGTCGTCACGCTTGGGGTCGGTCGCTTCGCTGCTTGATTCGCGGAGGGGTCATCGGGGCGGGCGGTCCGATGaaagcggccaccacccggaaagaaaaacgaaaacatagTGAAAACGAAAAGCCGTGATCGAAAACGTGAAATTAATCGATTTCCTACTGACCACGCGAAACGACTAAACGCGGGCCGTGCGAGCCCGCGAAAATGAGCGTCCTTCCTGGGGCCCGAAAATGAGTGGCCGGTGCAAAAACAGAgaacacaaacgaaacaacagcaaaaaattgCCACAACAATAAACGTCAGAGGCACACCTGCGCGCGTTAATTGCCCGCACCCAACACCCTAGAAATGGGCTCGCGAGGGCTTCGAAACAGAAggacccatcatcatcatcatcatcgtcgatgGCTGCGTGCGCGGTTCACccgaatatttatttatttttaaacatttggGAGGCCCTCCCCACAAATATTGGTTCACTTTTCTCTCTCGATCAACACACTCCATCTggagtcgggtcgggttgtgTGTCTTTAACGGCACACACAAGAGTAAAACCCCCAAACGGGCGAGACATGCGGCTCCGAGTGTGCCCTGGCCACTTTCaccccaacaacaaacaatacgcacacacatggaactcgcggcgcggcgcggcgcatagtttctcttttctttctcgcctTCTTTCTCTGGCGGCCcacatccgaccgaccgaccgaccgaccaccacaTCGAGCATAAAAGCATGGCCAACCCTAGTCAGGCTGCCGTCGTGTTGGTCCGCGAACGATTTACCGTTTCGCGCTGGTGCCACGTTTTTATAGGCTGAAATCGAGAGTGCCCCGAGCCAGGTCCTTTCGAGGATGACAACCTGGCGCTGGTGTTTCATTTGTtgcacttacacacacacgcacacacatgttGCCGAAAAACCGGAATGTCCACCGGTTGCGGCCGCGGGCCACCTTTTAGCTCCGCAGTGTTTGAACATGGAATCCACGCGTCAATCATGTGTCGCAGTTGAATAACGATTTCGAACGATGGTTTATATGGAGCCTTGTATAacgcgttccgttccgcaggtgttggtgggttggtggcAATAAACTCGACCGGACCCACACACCCCATAAAGAGCTCAACGGACTGTATGTTTTGAGAATCGATTAAGAATTCACAAAACTCGCCTCAATTAACTCGGTTCGCGTGAAACACTCTCTTAGTGGAAGCTACTTTCCTGGTCCGCTTTTTTCCAACGCTCCGACGCCTGGCCAAAGCGCCACCCTAAGCGCGGAAGGGCGGGAATTCGAGCACAAGACACACATATTGAATGTATGTTACGAGAGCTTTCACAGAGCGGGCTCATCTCTGACAGACCCACGCACCGCGCGGCTCGAGATgatccggagccggagcccgaGGAGTGAAGCGActcgtgaagtgaagtgtACCCCTCCGGGTGCGGGGCTGGGGACTAGGGTTTCTCACGCGACGCACATCTCGGTAGCCTTATTTCTCTGCACAATCGAGAGCGCCAACACCAATCGGTGGCCCATTGCACCCGGCCACTTCATGAATAAATCTTATTTGGTAATCGGAACGCGCTCGGCACGATGATGGTTACATTTACACGCGAAATGTGTGTTTAAAGTAAGAGCCTGTTTACGTTTTCGCCAGCCGCGCCTTGAGCGTGTGCATTGCATGCCAAGAGTCCAACGGCCAACCAACGGGACACATTGTTGCGGACACCTGTCGATCGGACTCTCGGTTCTCGATTGGGTGTTCCAGGGCCAAACTTGCAGTCGACCGGCCGACAGTCATTTTATTTCTCTCAAGAAATCTGCCTTTTTATAATCCAGCATAAATCGATGCGTCGTGCAGGATGGCTGATTGAGTGACATTTTCTCCACTTCTGGAGGCCTTATCTCGGGCTTATTCGGGCTGTAAGGTTGTAGTACGCTGCTGTTGGTGAGTGACTATTAATGCCTGTTGTAAATGAAATGGTCCTGCCACTCACAATGGTGTATTGCCTCAGTAGAAGGACCCCTTCGTTGGTTCTCAAACGCCCCGAACGGGGAGAGTTTTCTGACTATGTCGGCAACACTCTGTATACGATCCGAGCGATTttaatttgtattttattgaatACTTTTACGAAGTACAGGGTACGTAATCACAACAAggaatatttaaatgttggatAACTCCGTcgtttttcagtcgattttggtaaatgaacaagatttatttagggtatagaatgctgtttattgataattcactcagaatacaatatcgttcaaatgaccggctccattaaacacacaaaaagcgggtatttttcattgtttttgggAATTTgtcattgtatttgacaacatttcgggcatAATAGCAGCGATTTCCCCTGTGgtgttagctttcagttcttcaatggtcttcttcggttggctggcataaagcttactcttcaaataaccccacagaaagaagtcagaagtaattcggcaacaataagaATATTCACAGAAAAGAAgagttttcacagttgaacgactattttcaatgtagagcgctacaattttaGCCCGCTTGTTTGGCTTAAATCGGTtcatgactaaaacggcagAAACTAACGTTTCAAAGTCTGACTGGTTTGTAAAAATCGACGGACAAATGGCGCAgttattcaatatttaaatatcCCCTATTATGATGATGCACCCTGTAGTCCTCTAACTTGTTTATAGTTTGAACATTTGTTTGGAGAGGTCGTTGTTGAATACCAAAAAGTTCTAACGGTTGGGCAACGGTTATATCGCACAGAGTATTAAAACCGTGCTCACAACCAAATACTAAGTAGAACTTCTGAAGGGAATAATTAACCGTTAGCCTCTTCCGAACTCTTGTATTCCACAAAACAACGATCTctagaaaatatgtttcaataaGTTTAACATTGTGTGGTAAAATCAAGTAACGGTCTCCAGGACTTCAGTGATGTCGCTTTGTCGGTAGTCTTTCTACATTTCCTCCGAAGATTCACGGAACTGGGATAAGGGGGATTTCTCAAATCATTAATGAACCTCCCACCTCCAAACACCATACTGACCCCAGCATTCTTCCTGTCTTTTCTTCAGGTTCACCTTGGAATATCAACATAATGTCGTCACCGGGGCTGACGGCTCTCGGTGAGTCCACGCGGCTGGTGCCGGCCAACCTGCCGGCGGTTTTTGAGGTGCTGCCGCCTCCGGGCGCGTCGATCAGAGGTAGCGATTGCGTGGCGACGGTCCTGTCGCCGAGCAAGGCGAAAGTCTCTGCGCGCGTCACGCACGAGTCGTCCAACGGTGCGCTGCGCATCGAGTTCGTCCCGTCGGAGGTCGGCACCCACATCGTCGAGGCTTCGATCGGCGGCACCACGCTTATCGGTGGCCCGCTCATCGCCAAGGTCTACGACTCGAGCCTGATCCAGGTGACCGACGTGAATGGTGGCGTCGTCGGCCAACCGTGCCAGTTCCGGGTGGACGCGAGCGCGGCCGGCGAGGGTCAGCTGGAGATCTCGATCAATGAGGGCGAAGTCCCGAACCACGTGCAGGTCGTTGGCGGGGGCCGCTGCCTCGTCTCGTTCACGCCCGAACAAGCCAAACCGCACCTGATCGACATCAAGTTTAACGGCGAAACCGTGATCGGTTGTCCGTTCGTATGCTCCGTCGCCGACACGAGCCGCGTCCTGCTGAACCTGTCCAATCTCGAACTCATCCcggtcagccggccggcctcgtTCCACATCACCGTCAGTGGCGGTGGAGCGGCCGAACTGGCGGTCAGTGTGCGAGGGCCGCAAGGCGAGCTACCGGTCCGCGTGACCGGGGACATTCACGCCGGATTTACGGCCGAATTCACACCGAATCACGTCGGAGCGCACACGATCAACGTGGAGTATAATGGATACCCGGTGCAGGGAACACCGTTCGTGGCCAAATCGTACGACGCCACGAAGGTGGCGGTCGGATCCGTCTCCAAGGGcacggttggccggccggtccagTTCACCGTCGATGCGGGTGATGCCGGCGAAGGGAACCTGGAGATTACGATCTCCGCCAAGGGTCACAACATCCCGACGCAGGTTCACCCGCAGGGCAACGCCAAGTAAGTACTCCTTCGACAGACACTTTTGCTACCTTCGCCATTTTTCCAAATTCCtcgaaaagaaagcaaaaagaaaatggccagTTGACTATAAATTAAATCGCTGActtattgaatgaaaaaagaTAACAGTCCTCAACATCGGCGACACCAATTAAGACACACGCCCCTAATGATGGCCTTATCCTGGAGGATGCTAATTGGAGCCCCCGTTCCTTTCGCCCACTTTCACCCAGATTCGCCGTCTCGT
Coding sequences within it:
- the LOC128277958 gene encoding filamin-A isoform X3 — its product is MSSPGLTALGESTRLVPANLPAVFEVLPPPGASIRGSDCVATVLSPSKAKVSARVTHESSNGALRIEFVPSEVGTHIVEASIGGTTLIGGPLIAKVYDSSLIQVTDVNGGVVGQPCQFRVDASAAGEGQLEISINEGEVPNHVQVVGGGRCLVSFTPEQAKPHLIDIKFNGETVIGCPFVCSVADTSRVLLNLSNLELIPVSRPASFHITVSGGGAAELAVSVRGPQGELPVRVTGDIHAGFTAEFTPNHVGAHTINVEYNGYPVQGTPFVAKSYDATKVAVGSVSKGTVGRPVQFTVDAGDAGEGNLEITISAKGHNIPTQVHPQGNAKFAVSFVPAEPCEHIINVSFNKMLVPGCPITVTINGGTTGPQVSLGGPGPLHMPNSLVINHAGGRLEDIEVNVEGRRRLLY